One region of Pagrus major chromosome 5, Pma_NU_1.0 genomic DNA includes:
- the usp30 gene encoding ubiquitin carboxyl-terminal hydrolase 30 isoform X1, translating to MLWCRPESSDKLIGEFLGTGPVVRNKMIKNWGVIGGIAAAIAAGVYVLWGPITERKKRKRGMVPGLLNLGNTCFLNSLLQGLASCPSFVRWLEKFSGSPAVQSCKDNQLSMTLLQLLKALSSEEPGEEDVLDAGCLLDVLRLYRWHISSFEEQDAHELFHVLTSSLEEERDHQPKVTHLFDMQSLESLPDQDDKTMTCRSRAPLHPIPSPWKFQHPFHGRLTSNMSCKRCEQQSPVRYDSFESLSLSIPLPQWGRPMSLDQCLQHFISSETIKEVECENCTKLQQGTTVKGQLMQSQRTTFVKQLKLGKLPQCLCIHLQRLTWSSEGTPIKRQEHVQFTEYLSMDRYKHNSSAQRSQRVKCAPSPIRPENSDDSTAKPTANGTEAEHRSNNNNKPFSNGTCPSVFLHSPGVSPQLGLTYDYSSAEYLFQLTAVLVHHGDMHSGHFVTYRRSPSSPCGSSNFSSQWLWVSDDSVRKASLHEVLSSNAYMLFYERVRRLSLALRSEE from the exons ATGTTGTGGTGCCGACCAGAAAGCTCGGATAAGCTTATTGGGGAGTTTCTTGGCACTGGACCCGTAGTCAG AAACAAGATGATAAAGAACTGGGGTGTCATTGGTGGGATAGCTGCTGCGATTGCAGCCGGAGTTTACGTTTTGTGGGGCCCAattacagagagaaagaagagaaagagag GTATGGTTCCTGGTTTGTTAAATTTAGGAAACACCTGCTTCCTGAACTCGTTGCTTCAGGGGTTGGCATCGTGTCCGTCCTTCGTCAGGTGGCTGGAGAAGTTTTCAGGCTCGCCCGCAGTCCAGTCATGCAAAGACAACCAGCTGTCTATGACActgcttcagcttctcaaaG CTCTGTCCAGTGAAGAGCCTGGGGAGGAAGATGTCCTCGATGCCGGGTGCCTCCTGGATGTTCTCAGACTGTACCGGTGGCACATCAGTTCTTTTGAGGAGCAG GACGCACATGAACTTTTTCACGTCCTAACATCTTCTCTGGAAGAGGAGCGGGATCATCAACCCAAAGTCACTCACTTATTTGACATGCAGTCCCTAGAG AGTCTCCCTGATCAAGATGATAAAACTATGACCTGCAGAAGTCGAG cccCTCTACATCCAATACCAAGTCCTTGGAAGTTTCAGCATCCTTTCCACGGCCGTTTAACGAGCAACATGTCCTGCAAACGATGCGAACAACAA aGTCCAGTACGGTATGACTCATTTGAGAGCCTTTCCCTGTCCATCCCTTTACCTCAGTGG GGTCGACCCATGTCTCTAGATCAGTGTCTTCAGCATTTTATCTCCTCAGAAACCATCAAAGAAGTAGAGTGTGAAAACTGCACCAAG CTTCAACAAGGGACCACAGTAAAAGGGCAACTTATGCAAAGCCAGAGGACGACATTTGTTAAACAGCTCAAACTTGGAAAG CTCCCCCAGTGCCTCTGCATCCATTTACAAAGACTGACGTGGTCCAGTGAAGGAACCCCCATCAAACGACAGGAGCACGTGCAGTTCACAGAGTATCTATCAATGGACCGCTACAAACACAATTCCTCCGCACAGAGAAGTCAGCGGGTCAAATGTGCTCCAAGTCCGATAAGGCCAGAAAACTCAGATGATTCCACAGCAAAGCCAACTGCTAACGGCACGG AAGCAGAACAtcgcagcaacaacaacaacaaaccttTCTCCAATGGGACCTGTCCGTCTGTATTTCTTCACTCTCCTGGTGTGAGCCCACAGCTTGGCCTCACATATGACTACAG CTCTGCAGAGTACCTTTTCCAGCTCACGGCTGTGCTGGTTCACCACGGTGACATGCACTCAGGACATTTCGTCACGTACCGCCGCagcccctcctccccctgcgGCTCTTCGAACTTCAGCTCGCAGTGGCTGTGGGTGTCGGACGACTCGGTACGAAAAGCCAGCCTGCACGAGGTGCTGTCTTCCAACGCTTACATGCTCTTCTACGAGAGAGTCCGAAGACTGAGCCTCGCTCTGCGCTCAGAGGAGTGA
- the usp30 gene encoding ubiquitin carboxyl-terminal hydrolase 30 isoform X2 translates to MIKNWGVIGGIAAAIAAGVYVLWGPITERKKRKRGMVPGLLNLGNTCFLNSLLQGLASCPSFVRWLEKFSGSPAVQSCKDNQLSMTLLQLLKALSSEEPGEEDVLDAGCLLDVLRLYRWHISSFEEQDAHELFHVLTSSLEEERDHQPKVTHLFDMQSLESLPDQDDKTMTCRSRAPLHPIPSPWKFQHPFHGRLTSNMSCKRCEQQSPVRYDSFESLSLSIPLPQWGRPMSLDQCLQHFISSETIKEVECENCTKLQQGTTVKGQLMQSQRTTFVKQLKLGKLPQCLCIHLQRLTWSSEGTPIKRQEHVQFTEYLSMDRYKHNSSAQRSQRVKCAPSPIRPENSDDSTAKPTANGTEAEHRSNNNNKPFSNGTCPSVFLHSPGVSPQLGLTYDYSSAEYLFQLTAVLVHHGDMHSGHFVTYRRSPSSPCGSSNFSSQWLWVSDDSVRKASLHEVLSSNAYMLFYERVRRLSLALRSEE, encoded by the exons ATGATAAAGAACTGGGGTGTCATTGGTGGGATAGCTGCTGCGATTGCAGCCGGAGTTTACGTTTTGTGGGGCCCAattacagagagaaagaagagaaagagag GTATGGTTCCTGGTTTGTTAAATTTAGGAAACACCTGCTTCCTGAACTCGTTGCTTCAGGGGTTGGCATCGTGTCCGTCCTTCGTCAGGTGGCTGGAGAAGTTTTCAGGCTCGCCCGCAGTCCAGTCATGCAAAGACAACCAGCTGTCTATGACActgcttcagcttctcaaaG CTCTGTCCAGTGAAGAGCCTGGGGAGGAAGATGTCCTCGATGCCGGGTGCCTCCTGGATGTTCTCAGACTGTACCGGTGGCACATCAGTTCTTTTGAGGAGCAG GACGCACATGAACTTTTTCACGTCCTAACATCTTCTCTGGAAGAGGAGCGGGATCATCAACCCAAAGTCACTCACTTATTTGACATGCAGTCCCTAGAG AGTCTCCCTGATCAAGATGATAAAACTATGACCTGCAGAAGTCGAG cccCTCTACATCCAATACCAAGTCCTTGGAAGTTTCAGCATCCTTTCCACGGCCGTTTAACGAGCAACATGTCCTGCAAACGATGCGAACAACAA aGTCCAGTACGGTATGACTCATTTGAGAGCCTTTCCCTGTCCATCCCTTTACCTCAGTGG GGTCGACCCATGTCTCTAGATCAGTGTCTTCAGCATTTTATCTCCTCAGAAACCATCAAAGAAGTAGAGTGTGAAAACTGCACCAAG CTTCAACAAGGGACCACAGTAAAAGGGCAACTTATGCAAAGCCAGAGGACGACATTTGTTAAACAGCTCAAACTTGGAAAG CTCCCCCAGTGCCTCTGCATCCATTTACAAAGACTGACGTGGTCCAGTGAAGGAACCCCCATCAAACGACAGGAGCACGTGCAGTTCACAGAGTATCTATCAATGGACCGCTACAAACACAATTCCTCCGCACAGAGAAGTCAGCGGGTCAAATGTGCTCCAAGTCCGATAAGGCCAGAAAACTCAGATGATTCCACAGCAAAGCCAACTGCTAACGGCACGG AAGCAGAACAtcgcagcaacaacaacaacaaaccttTCTCCAATGGGACCTGTCCGTCTGTATTTCTTCACTCTCCTGGTGTGAGCCCACAGCTTGGCCTCACATATGACTACAG CTCTGCAGAGTACCTTTTCCAGCTCACGGCTGTGCTGGTTCACCACGGTGACATGCACTCAGGACATTTCGTCACGTACCGCCGCagcccctcctccccctgcgGCTCTTCGAACTTCAGCTCGCAGTGGCTGTGGGTGTCGGACGACTCGGTACGAAAAGCCAGCCTGCACGAGGTGCTGTCTTCCAACGCTTACATGCTCTTCTACGAGAGAGTCCGAAGACTGAGCCTCGCTCTGCGCTCAGAGGAGTGA